The following coding sequences are from one Streptomyces venezuelae window:
- a CDS encoding VOC family protein — protein sequence MSLQVSAVMLGVEDLDRAKKFYVDGLGCEVDQDYPGFVRCSLGPGSSMLALYEWEAAARDAGVPPEGAGFRGVSLHYLTDSRNDVDETLQAAESAGGTVVKEAAATEWGGYFGYFSDPDGHLWKVATAV from the coding sequence ATGTCATTGCAGGTGAGCGCCGTCATGCTCGGCGTCGAGGACCTGGACCGCGCCAAGAAGTTCTACGTCGACGGCCTTGGCTGCGAGGTCGACCAGGACTATCCCGGCTTCGTCCGGTGCAGCCTGGGACCAGGGTCGTCGATGCTGGCGCTGTACGAGTGGGAGGCCGCCGCGCGGGACGCGGGCGTCCCGCCGGAGGGGGCCGGGTTCCGCGGGGTGTCGCTCCACTACCTCACGGACTCGCGCAACGACGTGGACGAGACGCTTCAGGCGGCGGAGTCCGCGGGCGGCACCGTGGTGAAGGAGGCGGCGGCCACGGAGTGGGGCGGCTACTTCGGCTACTTCAGCGACCCGGACGGCCACCTGTGGAAGGTCGCTACCGCCGTGTGA
- a CDS encoding VOC family protein, with protein MSTIRQIQVTFDCAEPERVARFWCEVMGYVVPRPPEPSGAWAVCEDPSGAGPRMFFQRVPEGKAAKNRVHLDVRVGTGLVGAERLAVLEAECARLVALGAVHLYTLYADGENESCIAMQDIEGNEFCLD; from the coding sequence ATGTCAACGATCAGGCAGATCCAGGTGACCTTCGACTGCGCCGAACCCGAGCGCGTGGCCCGCTTCTGGTGCGAGGTGATGGGCTACGTCGTTCCGCGACCGCCCGAGCCGAGCGGCGCGTGGGCCGTGTGCGAGGACCCGTCGGGGGCCGGTCCGCGCATGTTCTTCCAGCGCGTCCCCGAGGGAAAGGCCGCCAAGAACCGGGTGCACCTGGACGTGCGGGTCGGTACCGGGCTGGTGGGCGCGGAGCGCCTGGCCGTGCTCGAAGCGGAATGCGCCCGCCTCGTCGCGCTCGGCGCGGTCCACTTGTACACCCTGTACGCGGACGGGGAGAACGAGTCGTGCATCGCCATGCAGGACATCGAGGGCAACGAGTTCTGCCTGGACTGA
- a CDS encoding DUF5107 domain-containing protein, translated as MVIVKTTVRRDVLTLPAAAPGPENPLPPLLPLRNVHTLDERAKEGLPRDMARQLGYAPLSSPLPTRVRDAYGRERTDTAVDVIVVENDKLRATVLPGYGGRVHSLLHKPTGRELLYRNPVLQPAAFALNGAWTSGGIEWNIGATGHTTLSCAPVHAARVPAPDGGEMLRLWEWERLRDVPFQVDLWLPEDSDFLHVGVRVRNPHEKPVPVYWWSNVAVPDDRRVLVPADEAWHFGYTGTLRKVPVPVYDGADRTYPRNSEYPADQFYDVPDGARRWMAALDDAGHGLVQTSTDLPRGRKLFVWGTGAGGRRWQEWLTEPGTGGYAEIQSGLARTQLEHVRLDAEAEFSWLESYGPLSASADRVHGEWAGARDEVAARLADALPREAVDAAYEAWLPSADTEPGETLATGSGWGALEVLRAGHKVPGTPFAESTLGPDQAPWLELLHTGAVPEPRKVVPPGPTLVAPHWRDMLETAPARPLAEYHLGVAQWHAGDRAQAVRSWERGLELAPSRWPLLRCLAVADRAEGNTERAADRYAEAFDDLCQERRDDGPVWTVATAALGREAITALLAAHRTEAARAVWDRLHEATRAEGRFRLLEAQLLYAEGDMEGVRAVFDSGFEAADLREGAETLGELWTAATGEPVPERYDFRMRPAEG; from the coding sequence ATGGTGATCGTGAAGACGACCGTGCGACGCGACGTACTGACCCTGCCCGCGGCGGCACCGGGGCCCGAGAACCCGCTGCCGCCGCTGCTGCCCCTGCGGAACGTGCACACCCTCGACGAGCGCGCCAAGGAAGGACTGCCGCGCGACATGGCACGGCAGCTCGGCTACGCACCGCTGAGCTCCCCGCTGCCCACCCGGGTCCGCGACGCGTACGGGCGCGAACGCACCGACACGGCCGTCGACGTCATCGTCGTCGAGAACGACAAGCTGCGCGCCACCGTCCTGCCCGGGTACGGCGGTCGCGTCCACTCCCTCCTGCACAAGCCGACGGGACGTGAACTGCTGTACCGGAACCCGGTGCTGCAGCCCGCCGCCTTCGCGCTCAACGGCGCCTGGACCTCCGGCGGCATCGAGTGGAACATCGGCGCCACCGGCCACACCACCCTGTCCTGCGCCCCCGTGCACGCGGCCCGCGTACCGGCGCCCGACGGCGGCGAGATGCTGCGCCTGTGGGAGTGGGAGCGGCTGCGCGACGTGCCCTTCCAGGTGGACCTGTGGCTGCCCGAGGACTCCGACTTCCTGCACGTGGGTGTCCGCGTCCGCAACCCGCACGAGAAGCCCGTCCCCGTCTACTGGTGGTCGAACGTCGCGGTGCCCGACGACCGCAGGGTGCTCGTCCCCGCCGACGAGGCCTGGCACTTCGGGTACACGGGCACGCTGCGCAAGGTGCCGGTCCCCGTGTACGACGGCGCCGACCGGACGTACCCGCGGAACAGCGAGTACCCCGCCGACCAGTTCTACGACGTGCCGGACGGCGCACGCCGCTGGATGGCCGCGCTCGACGACGCGGGACACGGACTCGTCCAGACCTCCACCGACCTGCCGCGCGGCCGCAAGCTCTTCGTCTGGGGGACCGGCGCCGGCGGCCGGCGCTGGCAGGAGTGGCTCACCGAACCCGGCACGGGCGGCTACGCGGAGATCCAGTCGGGCCTCGCGCGAACGCAGCTGGAGCACGTACGCCTGGACGCGGAGGCCGAGTTCAGCTGGCTGGAGTCGTACGGTCCGCTGTCCGCGTCCGCCGACCGTGTGCACGGGGAGTGGGCGGGCGCGCGGGACGAGGTCGCGGCGCGGCTCGCCGACGCGCTGCCCCGCGAGGCCGTCGACGCGGCGTACGAGGCGTGGCTGCCCTCCGCCGACACCGAACCCGGCGAGACGCTCGCCACCGGTTCCGGCTGGGGCGCCCTCGAAGTCCTGCGCGCCGGACACAAGGTGCCGGGAACGCCCTTCGCCGAGTCGACGCTCGGCCCCGACCAGGCGCCGTGGCTGGAGCTGCTGCACACGGGTGCCGTGCCCGAGCCGCGCAAGGTCGTACCGCCCGGACCGACGCTCGTCGCACCGCACTGGCGGGACATGCTGGAGACGGCGCCCGCACGCCCGCTCGCCGAGTACCACCTGGGTGTCGCCCAATGGCACGCGGGCGACCGGGCGCAGGCCGTCCGCAGCTGGGAGCGGGGCCTCGAACTCGCCCCCTCCCGCTGGCCGTTGCTGCGCTGCCTCGCCGTCGCCGACCGGGCCGAGGGCAACACGGAGCGGGCCGCCGACCGGTACGCGGAGGCCTTCGACGACCTGTGCCAGGAGCGCCGCGACGACGGACCCGTGTGGACCGTCGCCACCGCCGCGCTCGGCCGCGAAGCCATCACCGCACTGCTCGCCGCGCACCGCACGGAAGCGGCCCGCGCGGTCTGGGACCGCCTGCACGAGGCGACCCGAGCCGAAGGCCGCTTCCGCCTCCTGGAGGCCCAACTCCTGTACGCGGAGGGCGACATGGAAGGCGTCCGTGCCGTCTTCGACTCCGGCTTCGAGGCGGCGGACCTCCGCGAGGGCGCGGAGACGCTGGGCGAGCTGTGGACGGCGGCGACGGGGGAGCCGGTACCGGAGCGGTACGACTTCCGGATGCGCCCGGCGGAGGGCTGA
- a CDS encoding phage holin family protein yields MTGPENPLSGLDKGLTDELVRTIRAELREEFREQTRKQRRKATLYAASGAAALYTGAAVALALGLVIDLGLPDWASALIVAAVLGAAAFLLRNAARSGPGHDARTSAIGTRAAEALPDPGGTGPTAPATPATPAAPAPPTVPPAGPDTPDVPPMPPTAPPTGRAGVRPWGRAADGPGS; encoded by the coding sequence ATGACTGGTCCAGAGAATCCACTGTCCGGCCTCGACAAGGGCCTGACCGACGAACTGGTGCGCACGATCCGCGCCGAACTGCGCGAGGAGTTCCGCGAGCAGACCAGGAAGCAGCGGCGCAAGGCCACGCTGTACGCGGCCTCCGGCGCCGCCGCCCTCTACACGGGCGCGGCCGTCGCCCTGGCCCTCGGCCTCGTCATCGACCTCGGCCTGCCCGACTGGGCCTCGGCCCTCATCGTGGCCGCGGTGCTCGGCGCGGCGGCCTTCCTGCTGCGCAACGCGGCCCGCTCGGGCCCCGGCCACGACGCCAGGACGTCGGCCATCGGCACCCGCGCGGCCGAGGCGCTCCCGGACCCCGGCGGCACCGGCCCGACAGCCCCCGCCACTCCCGCCACCCCGGCGGCCCCCGCACCCCCCACCGTCCCGCCGGCCGGCCCCGACACTCCCGACGTCCCGCCGATGCCGCCCACCGCGCCCCCTACGGGCCGTGCGGGCGTCCGGCCGTGGGGCCGCGCCGCCGACGGCCCCGGGTCATGA
- a CDS encoding transketolase yields the protein MPDSRNQLQDIARQLRVDSVRAAAAAGSGHPTSSMSAADLMAVLVGRHLHYDFDRPDHPGNDRFILSKGHASPLLYAAYKAAGAVTDEELLTFREQGSRLQGHPTPRALPWVEVATGSLGQGLPVGVGMALSGKRLDRIPFRVWVLCGDSELAEGSVWEAAEHAGYEHLDNLTAIVDVNRLGQRGPTRHEWQLSAYADRFRAFGWHVVEVDGHDVDAVDRACHEAASTVGQPTVILARTVKGRGVASVENREGLHGKPLPDADAAVEELGGVHDVRVEMRRPAAARALHAVRSGHLELPRHALGDAVATRTAYGQALAALGTARGDVVALDGEVGDSTRTEYFAKEHPDRFFECYIAEQQLVAAAVGLAARGWVPYASTFAAFLTRAHDFVRMAAVSGADINLVGSHAGVAIGEDGPSQMGLEDLALFRAVHGSTVLYPCDAHQTGQLVAAMAGLDGISYLRTSRGDSPVIYGPEEKFPVGGSKVLRSSDADRLTVVAAGVTVHEALAAAEALEREGIAVRVVDLYSVKPVDRDTLREAAEHTGCLMTVEDHREQGGLGDAVLDAFTDGRPVPRLVRLAVRTMPGSASPEEQLRAAGIDAESIAAAARLLVEQGVVR from the coding sequence ATGCCCGACAGCCGTAACCAACTACAAGACATAGCAAGGCAGTTGCGCGTCGACTCCGTCCGCGCGGCAGCCGCCGCCGGATCCGGCCACCCCACCTCGTCGATGTCCGCCGCCGACCTCATGGCGGTTCTCGTCGGACGCCATCTCCACTACGACTTCGACCGGCCCGACCACCCCGGCAACGACCGGTTCATCCTCTCCAAGGGCCACGCCTCGCCGCTCCTGTACGCCGCCTACAAAGCGGCCGGAGCGGTCACCGACGAGGAGCTGCTCACCTTCCGCGAGCAGGGCAGCCGCCTCCAAGGACACCCCACACCGCGCGCCCTGCCCTGGGTCGAGGTCGCCACCGGCTCCCTCGGGCAGGGGCTGCCCGTCGGCGTCGGCATGGCCCTGTCCGGCAAGCGGCTCGACCGCATCCCGTTCCGCGTCTGGGTGCTGTGCGGCGACAGCGAGCTCGCGGAGGGCTCCGTGTGGGAGGCCGCCGAGCACGCCGGATACGAACACCTCGACAACCTCACCGCGATCGTCGACGTCAACCGCCTCGGCCAGCGCGGCCCCACCCGCCACGAATGGCAGCTCAGCGCCTACGCCGACCGGTTCAGGGCCTTCGGCTGGCACGTCGTCGAGGTCGACGGCCACGACGTCGACGCCGTCGACCGCGCCTGCCACGAAGCGGCCTCCACCGTCGGGCAGCCCACCGTCATCCTCGCCCGCACCGTCAAGGGCAGGGGCGTCGCCTCCGTCGAGAACCGCGAGGGCCTGCACGGCAAGCCGCTGCCGGACGCCGACGCGGCCGTCGAGGAACTGGGCGGCGTACACGACGTACGCGTGGAGATGCGCAGGCCCGCCGCCGCCCGCGCCCTGCACGCCGTGCGCAGCGGCCACCTCGAACTGCCCCGCCACGCCCTCGGCGACGCCGTCGCCACCCGCACCGCGTACGGGCAGGCGCTCGCCGCGCTCGGCACCGCACGCGGTGACGTCGTGGCCCTGGACGGCGAGGTCGGCGACTCGACCAGGACGGAGTACTTCGCCAAGGAGCACCCCGACCGGTTCTTCGAGTGCTACATCGCAGAGCAGCAACTCGTCGCCGCCGCAGTGGGGTTGGCGGCGCGCGGCTGGGTGCCGTACGCGTCGACGTTCGCCGCGTTCCTCACCCGCGCCCACGATTTCGTGCGGATGGCGGCGGTCAGCGGTGCCGACATCAACCTCGTCGGCTCGCACGCCGGCGTCGCGATCGGCGAGGACGGCCCGTCGCAGATGGGCCTGGAGGACCTGGCGCTGTTCCGCGCGGTGCACGGCTCCACCGTCCTGTACCCGTGCGACGCCCACCAGACGGGACAGCTCGTCGCCGCCATGGCCGGGCTCGACGGCATCAGCTATCTGCGTACGTCACGCGGGGACTCGCCCGTCATCTACGGGCCCGAGGAGAAGTTCCCCGTCGGCGGCTCCAAGGTGCTGCGCTCCAGTGACGCCGACCGGCTCACCGTCGTCGCCGCGGGCGTCACGGTCCACGAGGCGCTGGCCGCCGCGGAGGCGCTGGAGCGCGAGGGCATCGCGGTGCGCGTCGTCGACCTGTACTCCGTCAAGCCCGTCGACCGGGACACGCTGCGCGAGGCCGCCGAACACACCGGCTGCCTCATGACCGTCGAGGACCACCGGGAACAGGGCGGCCTCGGCGACGCGGTCCTCGACGCGTTCACCGACGGTCGGCCGGTACCGCGCCTGGTGCGCCTCGCGGTGCGGACGATGCCGGGCTCGGCGTCGCCCGAGGAACAGCTGCGCGCCGCGGGCATCGACGCGGAGTCGATCGCGGCGGCGGCCCGCCTCCTGGTGGAGCAGGGCGTCGTCAGGTGA
- a CDS encoding amidohydrolase produces the protein MTPLSRRGVIAGAAALAGTAAALSSGPATAAERHHGRGRAVVFRDVRPLGARTPVDLTVVDGRISDRPAPKGAEVVEGGGRLALPGLVDAHIHPDKTTWGGSWVTRKPASGIADYCAQDVELFKSQKRPVGERAYGLMAHAVTRGTRAMRAHADVAPAYDLAGLEGVAHARDRLRHALDVQIVAFPQHGVVRTPGTAELLEEAARSGLVDFVGGIDPISFDHAMDEQLDLVFGLADRHGVGVDIHLHDRDEKGTKVLRSIIDRTRALSLRGKVTVSHVFCLPHLSDGELGKVAADLGELDISLTTVAPNESLVLPVAKLREHGVRVGLGSDGVRDSWSPFGNADMLHRTHILGWVTDVRLDEALTDCYRVGAHGGADVMGLRHADFTPGAPADFILVRGENVPQAIVDMPQRDMVVHGGRVVARDGELV, from the coding sequence ATGACACCCCTGTCCCGCCGCGGCGTGATCGCCGGCGCCGCCGCCCTGGCCGGCACCGCCGCCGCCCTGTCGTCCGGCCCCGCCACCGCCGCCGAGCGCCACCACGGCCGCGGCAGGGCCGTCGTCTTCCGCGACGTGCGCCCGCTCGGCGCGCGGACCCCCGTGGACCTCACCGTGGTCGACGGACGGATCTCCGACCGGCCCGCGCCCAAGGGTGCCGAGGTCGTCGAGGGCGGCGGCCGGCTCGCGCTGCCCGGCCTCGTGGACGCGCACATCCACCCCGACAAGACGACGTGGGGCGGCTCCTGGGTGACACGGAAGCCGGCGAGCGGCATCGCCGACTACTGCGCCCAGGACGTGGAGCTGTTCAAGAGCCAGAAGCGTCCGGTCGGCGAGCGCGCGTACGGCCTCATGGCGCACGCCGTGACGCGCGGCACCCGCGCCATGCGGGCCCACGCCGACGTGGCGCCGGCCTACGACCTGGCGGGCCTCGAAGGCGTCGCGCACGCGCGTGACCGACTGCGGCACGCCCTCGACGTGCAGATCGTGGCGTTCCCGCAGCACGGCGTGGTCCGCACGCCCGGCACCGCCGAGCTCCTGGAGGAGGCCGCGCGCTCGGGTCTCGTCGACTTCGTCGGCGGCATCGACCCGATCAGCTTCGACCACGCGATGGACGAACAGCTCGACCTGGTCTTCGGCCTCGCGGACCGGCACGGGGTGGGCGTGGACATCCACCTGCACGACCGGGACGAGAAGGGCACGAAGGTGCTGCGCTCCATCATCGACCGCACCCGCGCGCTGTCCCTGCGCGGCAAGGTGACGGTCAGTCACGTCTTCTGCCTGCCGCACCTGTCCGACGGCGAGCTGGGAAAGGTGGCCGCCGACCTGGGCGAGCTCGACATCTCCCTGACGACAGTGGCGCCGAACGAGTCGCTCGTCCTGCCGGTCGCGAAGCTGCGGGAGCACGGCGTGCGCGTCGGCCTCGGCTCCGACGGCGTGCGGGACTCATGGAGCCCGTTCGGCAACGCGGACATGCTGCACCGCACGCACATACTCGGCTGGGTCACCGACGTCCGCCTCGACGAGGCGCTCACGGACTGCTACCGCGTGGGCGCCCACGGCGGCGCGGACGTGATGGGCCTGCGCCACGCGGACTTCACGCCGGGCGCCCCGGCCGACTTCATCCTCGTACGCGGCGAGAACGTCCCGCAGGCGATCGTGGACATGCCGCAGCGCGACATGGTGGTGCACGGCGGCAGGGTGGTGGCACGCGACGGCGAACTGGTCTGA
- a CDS encoding TIGR03557 family F420-dependent LLM class oxidoreductase encodes MPEYGYFLATEEFGPTDLVEQARMAEQAGFESLWISDHYHPWNAAQGQSPFVWSVIGALAEAVSLPVQTAVTCPTVRTHPAVVAQAAATSAVMTGGRFRLGVGTGEALNEHITGGPWPPVHVRLEMLEEAVQVMRNLFTGEEVNDRGTHYTVENARLYTVPDEPVPIDVSGFGPKATALAARIGDGFVTMSPDETLVSHYRKGGGGGKPVSGGLKVCHGLDREEAVRRARDVWGSQLLPGEMGQILPTPRHFEQLEPLVTEEAAASSFTCGDDVDEHVAALTAYADAGFDRVYVGQIGPDQRGFFDFYRTKVLPQVQGAPPATPGDGTRR; translated from the coding sequence ATGCCCGAGTACGGATACTTCCTGGCGACCGAGGAGTTCGGCCCCACCGACCTGGTCGAGCAGGCGCGCATGGCCGAGCAGGCCGGGTTCGAGTCGCTGTGGATCTCCGACCACTACCACCCGTGGAACGCCGCGCAGGGGCAGAGCCCGTTCGTCTGGTCGGTGATCGGGGCGCTCGCGGAGGCGGTGTCGCTGCCCGTGCAGACCGCGGTGACGTGTCCGACGGTCCGTACGCATCCGGCGGTGGTGGCGCAGGCCGCGGCGACGAGCGCGGTCATGACGGGGGGCCGCTTCCGGCTCGGCGTCGGCACGGGCGAGGCGCTCAACGAGCACATCACGGGCGGCCCGTGGCCCCCGGTCCACGTACGCCTGGAGATGCTGGAGGAGGCGGTCCAGGTGATGCGGAACCTCTTCACCGGCGAGGAGGTCAACGACCGGGGCACGCACTACACCGTCGAGAACGCCCGCCTGTACACCGTGCCGGACGAGCCCGTGCCCATCGACGTGTCGGGCTTCGGCCCCAAGGCGACGGCGCTCGCGGCCCGTATCGGCGACGGGTTCGTCACGATGTCGCCCGACGAGACGCTGGTCTCGCACTACCGCAAGGGCGGTGGCGGCGGAAAGCCGGTCAGCGGCGGCCTCAAGGTCTGTCACGGCCTCGACCGCGAGGAGGCGGTGCGCCGGGCCCGGGATGTGTGGGGCAGTCAGCTGCTGCCCGGCGAGATGGGCCAGATCCTGCCGACGCCCCGCCACTTCGAACAGCTGGAGCCGTTGGTCACCGAGGAGGCGGCCGCCTCGTCCTTCACGTGCGGCGACGACGTCGACGAGCACGTGGCGGCGCTCACCGCGTACGCCGACGCCGGCTTCGACCGGGTGTACGTGGGCCAGATCGGCCCGGACCAGCGCGGCTTCTTCGACTTCTACCGCACGAAGGTGCTGCCGCAGGTCCAAGGCGCACCGCCTGCCACACCGGGCGACGGCACCCGCCGTTGA
- a CDS encoding enolase C-terminal domain-like protein, with protein sequence MKHEVPIERPAVSAYTVPADAPEADGTLAWEATTIVVAEVTAGDATGTGWTYAPASVAALMDEVLVPVVQGLDALDIPAAHDAMTKAVRNTGRAGAAGCAISALDIALWDLKARLLELPLVRLLGAARDEVPVYGSGGFTTYHDTHLAAQLNGWVHGQRIPRVKIKVGEGWGRAAARDVSRVRTARDVIGPQAELYVDANGGYTRKQAVRVGRVLAEYGVGWFEEPVSSDDLRGLALVRDALVCDVTAGEYGFDLPYFARLIPSVDCVQVDATRCGGLTEWLRAAALAQAHGLEVSAHGAPHAHAAAAACVANLRHVEWFHDHVRIESMFFDGALDPTGGVIRPDGGVGHGLELRTGDVEEFRVV encoded by the coding sequence ATGAAGCACGAAGTCCCCATTGAACGACCCGCCGTCTCCGCGTACACGGTGCCCGCGGACGCGCCGGAGGCCGACGGCACCCTCGCCTGGGAGGCCACGACCATCGTCGTCGCCGAGGTCACGGCCGGCGACGCGACGGGAACCGGGTGGACCTACGCCCCCGCGTCCGTGGCCGCCCTCATGGACGAGGTGCTCGTCCCCGTCGTCCAGGGCCTCGACGCCCTCGACATCCCCGCCGCGCACGACGCGATGACGAAGGCCGTCCGCAACACCGGCCGCGCGGGTGCCGCCGGATGCGCGATCTCGGCGCTCGACATCGCCCTGTGGGACCTGAAGGCACGCCTTCTGGAACTGCCTCTCGTACGCCTCCTGGGGGCGGCCCGCGACGAGGTTCCCGTGTACGGGAGCGGCGGCTTCACGACGTACCACGACACGCATCTGGCGGCGCAGCTGAACGGCTGGGTGCACGGCCAGCGGATCCCGCGCGTCAAGATCAAGGTCGGTGAGGGCTGGGGCAGGGCGGCTGCCCGCGACGTGTCCAGGGTCCGTACCGCGCGGGACGTCATCGGCCCGCAGGCCGAGCTGTACGTCGACGCGAACGGCGGCTACACGCGCAAGCAGGCCGTACGGGTCGGCCGGGTGCTCGCCGAGTACGGCGTGGGCTGGTTCGAGGAGCCGGTGTCGTCGGACGACCTGCGGGGGCTCGCGCTGGTCAGGGACGCGCTGGTGTGCGACGTGACGGCGGGAGAGTACGGCTTCGACCTGCCGTACTTCGCCCGCCTGATCCCCTCCGTGGACTGCGTCCAGGTGGACGCGACGCGCTGCGGCGGCCTCACGGAGTGGCTGCGCGCGGCGGCCCTCGCACAGGCGCACGGCCTGGAGGTCTCCGCGCACGGCGCTCCGCACGCGCACGCCGCGGCCGCCGCGTGCGTGGCGAACCTGCGGCATGTGGAGTGGTTCCACGACCACGTGCGCATCGAGTCGATGTTCTTCGACGGCGCCCTCGACCCGACCGGCGGCGTCATCCGCCCGGACGGTGGTGTCGGTCACGGTCTCGAACTGCGCACGGGGGACGTGGAGGAGTTCCGGGTGGTGTGA
- a CDS encoding GntR family transcriptional regulator, whose amino-acid sequence MAGSTASGAATGGDGRTSLSAQAREAVRQRIVDRRYALGARLVEREVAEELRMSRVPVREALRSLVAEGLLELLPHSGVRVRRLEPDDVRHLYEVWEPLAVQASRLAARRVAHRAPDEPPGLAALRATLGHAEQASDADDGVREVAAHTAFHEGIVALSGNPLLARTMEQLSWQLQLLFGMRAEPDHMRAQHRLIYGRIAAGDEDTAAASTLIHVRDSRAVALRSLFEEGDAVTRR is encoded by the coding sequence GTGGCGGGCAGTACGGCGAGTGGCGCGGCGACGGGCGGCGACGGACGGACGTCGCTGAGCGCGCAGGCCCGCGAGGCCGTGCGGCAGCGCATCGTCGACCGCCGTTACGCCCTCGGCGCGCGCCTGGTCGAGCGGGAGGTCGCCGAGGAGCTCCGGATGTCCCGCGTCCCCGTCCGCGAGGCCCTGCGCTCCCTGGTCGCCGAGGGCCTGCTGGAGCTGTTGCCGCACAGCGGTGTGCGGGTGCGGCGCCTGGAGCCCGACGACGTACGGCATCTGTACGAGGTGTGGGAGCCCCTCGCCGTCCAGGCGTCCCGGCTCGCGGCGCGCCGGGTGGCGCACCGCGCGCCGGACGAACCGCCCGGTCTCGCCGCCCTCCGTGCCACGCTCGGCCACGCCGAGCAGGCGTCGGACGCGGACGACGGGGTGCGCGAGGTCGCCGCCCACACGGCGTTCCACGAGGGCATCGTCGCCCTCTCCGGCAACCCGCTCCTGGCCCGCACGATGGAACAGCTGAGCTGGCAGCTCCAGCTCCTGTTCGGGATGCGCGCCGAGCCGGACCACATGCGGGCCCAGCACCGGCTGATCTACGGACGGATCGCGGCGGGCGACGAGGACACGGCGGCGGCGAGCACGCTGATCCACGTACGGGACAGCCGGGCGGTGGCGCTGCGGTCGCTCTTCGAAGAGGGTGACGCGGTCACACGGCGGTAG
- a CDS encoding 50S ribosomal protein bL37, translated as MSSKRRRKKKARRKNGANHGSRPQS; from the coding sequence ATGTCCTCGAAGCGACGCCGCAAGAAGAAGGCCCGCCGCAAGAACGGCGCGAACCACGGCAGCCGTCCCCAGTCCTGA
- the ligD gene encoding non-homologous end-joining DNA ligase, whose protein sequence is MNDVRTVRAGRRTVELHRPQKVLFPVPEAKGGSTGKGRSTGSGSGLTKADLFDYYRSVAPFMLPHLRDRPLMLERHPDGVDGPRFMQKDTPDHYPDWITRAEVAKQDGTVTHTVCDDTATLLFLADQACVTLHRWLSRTGRIDRPDRLVFDLDPAGDDFGTVREAARLLGELLDQMNLPSALMTTGSRGLHVIVPLNGNHDFDDARAFAKDVADTLAEAHPEQLTTAPRKKDRGDRLYLDVQRNGYAQTAVAPFSMRATPGAPVAVPIAWEQLDDPAVNARSWTIDTAVEQARTEPWAGVLRSGRALGPARRKLRALRG, encoded by the coding sequence ATGAACGACGTACGGACGGTACGGGCCGGCCGCCGCACCGTAGAGCTGCACCGGCCGCAGAAGGTCCTCTTCCCGGTCCCCGAGGCCAAGGGCGGGAGCACGGGCAAGGGCAGAAGCACGGGCAGCGGCTCGGGCCTCACCAAAGCGGACCTCTTCGACTACTACCGGTCCGTCGCGCCGTTCATGCTGCCCCACCTGCGCGACCGGCCCCTCATGCTGGAACGGCACCCGGACGGCGTCGACGGCCCGCGTTTCATGCAGAAGGACACACCGGACCACTACCCGGACTGGATCACCCGCGCCGAGGTGGCCAAGCAGGACGGCACCGTCACCCACACCGTGTGCGACGACACGGCGACGCTCCTGTTCCTGGCCGACCAGGCCTGTGTCACCCTGCATCGCTGGCTCTCCCGCACCGGCCGCATCGACCGCCCGGACCGGCTCGTCTTCGACCTTGACCCCGCGGGGGACGACTTCGGCACTGTCCGCGAAGCGGCCCGGCTCCTCGGCGAGCTCCTCGACCAGATGAACCTGCCGTCCGCCCTCATGACGACGGGCTCCCGCGGACTGCACGTCATCGTGCCCCTCAACGGAAACCACGACTTCGACGACGCCCGCGCCTTCGCCAAGGACGTCGCCGACACCCTCGCCGAGGCCCACCCCGAGCAGCTCACCACGGCCCCGCGCAAGAAGGACCGCGGCGACCGGCTCTATCTCGACGTGCAGCGCAACGGGTACGCGCAGACGGCCGTCGCACCGTTCTCCATGCGGGCCACGCCCGGGGCGCCCGTCGCCGTGCCCATCGCCTGGGAGCAGCTGGACGACCCGGCGGTGAACGCCCGCAGCTGGACGATCGACACCGCGGTGGAGCAGGCCCGCACCGAGCCCTGGGCCGGTGTCCTGCGCTCGGGACGGGCTCTCGGACCGGCCCGCAGGAAGCTGCGGGCGCTCCGCGGCTGA
- a CDS encoding VOC family protein, with product MEILGTTLRICVEDLESSVAFYERLAGGTAMRFERGGVSVAAIGCFLLMSGPEHELEVLRKVSATIAVKDVDEAYMVLNASGARVIAGPVPTPAGRNLIAMHPDGSVFEYVDRRVSGT from the coding sequence ATGGAGATCCTGGGAACCACGCTGCGGATCTGCGTCGAGGACCTGGAGTCCTCGGTCGCGTTCTACGAACGGCTCGCGGGCGGCACGGCGATGCGCTTCGAGCGCGGCGGCGTCTCCGTCGCGGCGATCGGCTGCTTCCTGCTGATGAGCGGTCCGGAGCACGAGCTGGAAGTGCTCCGCAAGGTCTCCGCGACCATCGCGGTCAAGGACGTCGACGAGGCGTACATGGTCCTGAACGCGTCCGGCGCGCGCGTCATCGCGGGCCCCGTCCCGACCCCCGCGGGCCGCAACCTCATCGCGATGCACCCGGACGGCTCCGTCTTCGAGTACGTCGACCGCCGCGTCAGCGGAACCTGA